CGGCAGTGTTCAACCAGTTTTTCAGTGCTGTTACAGACGTAAAATACTTCTGAGGGTATTTGGCATTAAGCTGGTTTATCTGGTTAGTCAGATTGATAATCTGGCTGGATTTCTGGCTATTCTGGGAGTTAAGGGTGTTTACCTGTGAGTAAAGGGATATATTTTCAGTTATCAGGCCTTCCTTTTCGGCCGAAAGGGTATTATAAGAACTTTGGAGATTATCCTTTGCGGAAGCGGTATTGTTCCACTGGTAGCCCAGGAAACCGACGGTAGCCACCAGCAAGCCGCTTAGTATGCACAAGCCAATAAACCCCCTTCTAAACCAGTTCTGTTTGGTCTGGAGCATATCCGGCAAAACCACCTACTCCCCCGATAATGGAATTACATCAGACGGGGCAGATTCGGCCAAGTGACTTTCCATTATAGGGCTTTCGGTTAGCGGAGTATTCCGCCTCGAGCTGCCGCAATTTCTGCAAAAAGCATCACCTTCTCCCAGTTTGTTACCGCATTTGGCACAAAAAGACATCTGATTTCCCTTTTTATTTATTTCTGGCGTTTTCTTCAAAGCTGAAAGGGTATTTTTACCCGCAGTTTGTGTGGAAAACAATACAGAGTTTCTTCGGTTATCAAGCATGAAAGGGGCTAGCCAGCCGAACGGGACAAATAGTAATAATAACCAGACCAGGCTCCGCCCTTTCTGCCTGAGTACCCAGCCCACCAAAACCAACAGCCAGACAACATATGCCATTACAAAAACATAGTAGATATCCAGCCAAACGGTTTCGTCCAGTACCTGTTGCTGAGCCGAAGCGACCTGAGAGGTGATAAAAATAGCCAGATACCAGAGAGCTATAGGAATCACCCAACCCAGCACCAAACTCCAGTGGAGGTGTCTTTTAAACCAGTTCATTCGTTTTCCTTTCTTCTAGTTGCCTGAATAAAGCCTAAATGGCTGTTTTTTATCCCGTAGATATGCCGCAGGGCTTTATCAATATCGGCCGGACCAATCTGCAAGAGGTTATTCTGTGTATTACTTTTGGTTTGGCATTCAATAGCCAGACTGAAAACGACCTCCTGCAACTGGGCGGGGGTATAACATTCGCTATGGCGAGCCAGATAAAGCCTGGCATCCGGTGATAAACGAATCTTGCGGCAGAGCCGGTTTATAATCTCCTGCCGCTGGGACAGGTCAGGCCGCTTCAAGGTAATAACCCGGTCAAAACGGGAAGGGCGCCTTATCAGGGCATTATCCAGTGAATCCAGAAAATTGGTGGTGGCGATGGTGACTACCCCGAGGTTGGTTTCCAACCCGTCCAGTGCCGCCAGCAAAGCACTCAAGGGTGTAGCAGCTTCATTCCCGTATTCGTCCCTGCTTTTGCCTATTAAATCCAGGTCTTCTATAAACACAATCGACGGGCTGAGTTCGCGGGCAATTTCGTATAATTCATCTACATACCAAGCTTCCCGCAACTGGTAGCAGTCGGTGGTTATGCAGGTAATATCTTTGGCTCCAGACATAAGGGCTTTGCACACTATTGTTTTGCCGGTGCCAGGCTCACCAGCCAGCAGCAAACCTCTTTTCTTGGATATGCCCAAACGGGAAAGCCTGTCCTGTTGTTTCAGAAACTGAACCGAGTTCAGGTAAATATCATCCTTTACAGATTCCTCAAGGATAATACTGTCCCAACTTTGAGAACCGGGCTTGAGAAAGCGAAGTACACCCCCAAAACTGATACACTTCCCTTTGTAAAAGTTCTCCTTTTTGGCTAAAGCCTCAACCTGGACGGCAAAGTCATCCAGCAGGGCTTGGTTACCACGTTCCGCCTCCAGTTGCAAAGTAGCACCCCGACAGTTGCCATCCAGAGTTAAAACCAGACGGGTTTCATTCCGGGATATAAGTATCTGACCATTTGTCATCAGATTCAGAGTGGTTTCGGGGGAAATCTGAATATTGGCGTAGCTGGGCTGGTCTTCCCGGTAACCCAGTTTGCGGTAAATATCCCAGCCGGCTCTCTTTAAATAAGTTTCTACTGTCCAAGCCAGCAAATCACCATAGTAGTTTTCAAGAGCAACAGTGGCATAACAACGATGAGCCTCGCTAAAGAACTGGTCTATATCCGTCTGGTTTTTCTTCTGGCGTTTAAGATGAAGTTGTTTTGACATCGGCTGCCAGTCATCTCCATCCAAGGCCGCTTCCAGCATTTCCTCCTCATCCAGTATTTCTTCCATATTTATCACCTTTATCCAAATAAAGCAGATTATAACCATAGCCTGTGACAGGTATATGTCACACTTTTTTAAAGAATTTTTCTGTGACAGACAGCTGTCACAACTTTGGTTTAATATAAGTATTTACCATCCCCAAAGGAGGATTAAATGGTCTGGAATGATAACGAAACCGATAGGCAAATAGAACAGATAATAAACATCTTGGAGAAACAGCCTGAGCTGCTGAATACCGGCTTGAATCAACCCTTGAAATTCCACGCCCGCGAAGCTAATTTGGCAGTTGGTCAGGCCCAATTGATGCTTGTTAATGAGCAAGAAACTGAACTTTTTGTATTGGAAATTGTCCCGGCTGAAGCCACAGCTGAAGATGTGGGCCGTCTGCTTGCCTACGTGGAATGGCTGGGAAAAACCCTCTTAAATATCCCGGTTCAGCAGGAATTATCCGGCCAGCCTAACTGGTACCGGTCCGGCTCATTTAAAAAGCTTGCCAAGATACAGGGAATTATGCTGGCCCACTCTTTCAGCGAAGCTTCTTTGTGTGCGGCTAACGCTTGTCCAAACCTGTTTATGCGAAAATACGCCTTTAGCCTTAAGATAACCCCGGCGGATAGCGAGTAGACACTGGCTTCTTTAATTTACCCATTAAAACCAAAATTTACTTGCATTAACCACAGATGTATCTATCCAAACCCAACCCGGAGTTATATAATCAACAGAAATGTGAGGCGAACATGAGTCTGGTCAATGAAGACGGAAAACAGAATTGTTCAGCTAGGCTTTTAAAGGTTGAACACCTGCTTTACCAGAACCCTAACGGCATTCAGGTCAAAGATATCGCCCGCTTATGCCAAGTTTCCAAGAGAACTTCCTACCGTGACTTGAACGAACTTGAAACCACTCTCAAAATACCCCTTATCACCGACAAAAACGGCTACCATATAGCCGATAACTATTTCCTGCCCCCGATTCATTTTACCCTGACCGAAGGGCTATCTGTCTTTCTGGCTACCCGCCTGCTTTTCGGTTACAGTTGCACCTATAACCCGGATATTGAGTCCACCTTTACCAAGCTCAACTCCGTAATGCCTGCTCCCTTTCAGCATCAGATAAGCCAAACACTGGATAAAATGCACGACAAAGCAGCTGATAAAGAGAATATACAAACTATGGCTCTACTTTGCCGGGCCTGGGCGGAACAACGAAAAGTACAGATTTCTTATTGGACGCTGGGTAAGAAAGACTGCTCCACCCGGGAAGTCTCTCCCTATTTTATAGAACCGGCAGCCGCCGGACATTCTGCTTACCTGATCGGCCACTGCGGTAAAAGCAACGAAATGCGCACCTTTAAACTAGAGCATATTCAGTCCATAAAGATACTGGATGATAAGTATGCAATACCCCGGGATTTTGACATTGATAAATACCACTCTCCCTATTGGGGAATACTAGTAGACGGCGAAGTGAAAGATATAAAGCTCAGCTTTACCCCGGAAGTGGGCCGGATAATGACAGAGACCATTTTCCATCCCACTCAGGTAAACGAAACCCTGCCGGACCAGTCTGTACTGGTCAGCTTTCGGCTAGCCGATACGCCTGATTTTGTGTCCTGGGTGCTAAGCTGGGGGGAACGGGTGAAGGTTTTGGAACCGAGAGAACTAAGGGTAAAAGTGATAGAAACTGCCAGGGGGATGCTGGAAAGGTACGCAGTACAGGAAAAGAAGTAAATTCATTCTACCCTCTTGTCTAAGTGAATAGAACCAAAAGGGAAATTGTCTAATGATGAAAGGAGAATCCAAATGTGCAAACTTTATGAAGATATTTTGTAAGCAGTAAACCAACGAACTGGAATGTATTTGAAAAACCATTCAAACCCTCTGATTCAGGTCTAAACGCCAATAAATATAGCTCATTTTCGGATTATTGCGACCCTGAAAAAACTGTGCACGGGGAATATAGCAACCACAAAATATTAATCGTTTCTAACTGGTATAGAAAATGGGGCAAAACTTCATTCTACTGGGCAATCCCAAATCCTGAGGATTTCATTGATACAATGCTTGAATCTTGTAACCTTATAAGTTACAATTGTAACCAGTATGAGTACATTAAGAAATAAAGATATCATAGGAACTACCCTTTTCGGCAAAGCAAGGCGAGGCATTTTATCACTGCTCTACGGACATGCAGATGAAGAGTATTATCTGCGGCAGATTTCCCGCACTACAGGTATTGGGGTCGGACCGGTTCAGAGGGAACTGAAACAACTTACTGATTCTGGCATTATTCGGCGCAGAGTACATAATCAACAGGTATACTATCAGGCTAATCCGATGAACCCGGTATTTAAAGAGTTGAAAAGTCTTATAACCAAGACTTTTGGTATAACAGATATCTTTCACAGTGCGTTATTGCCATCTGCTAGCCTAATTAAGGTTGCGTTTATATTTGGCTCTATTGCCAGTGGCAATGAGGATAAAACCAGTGATATAGACATTATGGTAATTGGTGATATATCATTCGAAGATACGGTTGCCTTACTTTCAGATGCAGAAAAACAGCTCAACCGGGAAATCAACTCAGTAGTATATCAAACCTCTGAATTTCGGCAAAAAATCGGAAAGGATAATTATTTCATCAATAATGTATTAGAGGGTGAAAAAATTTTTATTATAGGCGACGTACATGGACTTGAAGAACTTACTAAATGACGGACGAATAAAAGAACATACACCAAGCAAACAGGAGATAAAGCAGCTTTTAGCCGTTTTTGACCGTGACATAACCGATGCCCAAATAGAGATCTTGAGTACAGACAGAAAATTTTCTACTGCGTATAATGCTGCTCTCACGATAGCCAGAATTGCTTTAGTCAGCAGCGGTTACAGGATCACGGGTGAAGGAAGCCATTATTGGACAATTCAAGCCTTAACTTTCATTTTACCATTAGATACAAGCATGATAAGAAAATTTGATAAATTCCGGCAGAAACGTAATATCAGTGGATATGAGATGACAGGGATGATTTCGGAACAAGATACTAAGGAAATGATTGATTTGGCACGAGAGATTCATAGTGTGGTGCTAAAATGGTTGTCAGAAAATCACCCTGAATTCATATAGGGATAAAATAACAAGGAGTTCGATGATCCCCCGTCTCTACCAAAGCTAATAACATGGCTTGTCCTTGCTAGGGCAGGGCACTTGAACGTAAAAATTCGGACGGGGAATATAGATTATCTAAAAACTCCTTATCTCTACGTAGAATTAAAACCATGGAAACAAAAGAAGGGGGGAGCAAGCTTCCCCTCCCTCAAAATACCGAATACAATTTGCCTAAACTAGGATTGTTTAGCTCTTCTGGCTACCAGCTGCCAGGCAACCAGCATAAGTATCAAGGCTGGTACACCTATAATCGCAAGCCCCATCCAAGCTGCAAACGGGAAGATCTCTTCCATAGCTCCAAAAAAGTGCTGGATAGCCAGTAGAAGCAGAGCAAATCCTATGCCGCCTATCAGCCATTCGTACCAGCTTACCTTTAGATTCCGATTACGCAGCCAGTTGGTAATACCGAAAAGAGCCGCTGCAACAACAGCCCCGACCAGCATAAGGGGTATGAAATACTCCATATCAATATTCTCCTTTTTTTAAGTAGCTTACTGTCTCAACAGATTGGGATGAGTGCCATAGATAAACCATTCATCAGGGCTATTCCACCATGATGCGGGATCTTTATCCTGCTTGCCATAGTGCAGAACACCCTCCATGCTGGTAAAGAAGCTATTAAATATCGGGCTGGTGGCAACAGTTGATTTTACTATGCTGTGTACAAAGCTTCCGTCGCCAATGGCGTTGAACGGGCAGTTACTCTTACAGGCGCTGGCACAAGGCGTAAATGCACAGCTGAACAGGTTGCAACGCCAGCCTTTATAACCGGGAATGTTATACATTACCTTGCTGCCGCCGGCCTGTTTGTCATCAGCCCAGCTCTGGCCGCAATTATTATCCCAGCTACGATCAATACCGCGTTCCTGTATTGCACCTACAGGGCAGGTTTCAGCACAGATACCGCAGGTTTCGCAGAATTTGACGAACCCGGCATCTATCGGATTGGTTACCGGCAACGGCAAATCAGTATAAAAAACAGCGTGGGTGCGCAGCAAACCGCCATACTCAGGAGAACCGATAATCTGCCCCATACGGCAATGTTCACCGACACCGCTCCACATATCCCAAGCCACAGCAGACTGTAAATCATGGCCGTAGGTTACGTTATAACCCAAGCCACGGATAAACTGTTCAATAATGCTCTTGGCAAAGGCAACCCGGACATAAGACATTTCTTCGGTGCTGGCAAAACCCGAACCCGCCAGAGAGCGGCGCAGAAACCCGTCACACGAGATATTATGGGTGGCAATGACATACTTTTGCGAAGTGGGGATGTGGAAACTGGTATCATCTAAATAGGATTCGGTTATGCCCGAATCTAACACAATGTGTTTGTTGCCTCCACCGGACTCTGCACCCGTCCAGCCTACACCGGAATATTCCCAGATAAAGTTCTGGGATTTTTCATCCAGCATAGTGGTGCCAATCACCGGCCCCAAGCCGACCAGACTGAAAACGGCCCTTAGCATGGCTGCATTTTCTTCGGGTGTTCCCTGCCAGGCGGGTACGTTTATTTCACTGGGGCGGGGAGCTGGGATTACGGTTGGCATACAGTGCTGATTGAGGGCGTGACAATACCCGGAATGACCATAGGCAGAGGCCCAAAAGGAGCTTGCTAAAGCCTTATCCTTTATAGTCGGTCCGGCATAGTCAGGCCATATCTCCTCGGCTTTTGAGGTCACCGCCGCTTCCTGTTTTGCAGAGTTCTGATGGAAGGCCTGCGGGCCACCCGGAAAGGCCATCATCAAACTTGGATAATCCCAGTTTGAAAAACCGCGCAAATCACGGCGTTTCATCAGGTTCCAGTCTATTTCTATAGTGGGATTACCGTAGTCTCTTTCCTTGACCCACCAACCGCGTTTATTAGTTACCTTAGCTGAGCTGGCAAGTTCATCCAAGTCATGAAATTGAGGGACTACCGCCCCGGCAGAACCCAGGGTTACTCCGGCAAGACCAAGGCCTTTCATAAAGTCCCGTCTGCTTACAGTGCTGTGAAATTGGTTCATATTTACACTCCGTTCATATTATTTTGACGGGGAAGACCAGACTGATTTTGGACTATCTTCACCTCCTTATCTTTATAGACAGCTATAAATCCAGCTGCATATATGAGCTGCAGAGTTGTTTATCTATGTAGTTTTTCTATATAGATAAATTATATCACCTTAGTCAAGGGGATACTTGGTTTGAATATGAGAAAATTAACAGTTAAAATTGGGATGATAAGGAGATAAGAATATGTCTGATTTTTTCCTTTTTAATTTCGAGAATAAAAACATTGAGTTGTTCGGCATAATCATGCGGACCAGGAATATTCTCTATAAACTTTCCAAACGGAACCTGCATAGATTGGATATCAGCCCGGAACAGTCAACTATTCTTATGGTGGTAAAAAATAGTCCCACCGCCCCAACTCCCATCCAGATATCCCGCCAGCTTCTTAGAGAACCGCATACTATTGCTATTAATTTGAAACGAATGCAAAGCAAGGAACTGATTACTCTGGAGCAGGATTCGGAATGGAAAAACAGGATAAGGGTAAAACTGACTGAAAAAGGCCGCCAGCTTTGTGACGAATCTTATGCCCCCGAATTTTTTCAGGAAGTTTTTGAAGACCTGAACGAAAATGAAACTAACCAATTGAAGAGCATTTTGGAGAAACTTTTAGCAGCTAATATAAAGAGACTGAAAACTAAAGACCGGGAAGATATATAGGATTTTTACATAACCTAACTGACTCATGGTTAGTCAGTTTCAATAACAAAAGACAATTACTGCTAAGGGCAAACATAAACGGCTAACTGCCATATCCGTATGTCAATTTTTCTGCCCCCATATTTCTGTTCAGGCTGCAGTATCAGGCAGGATACTTTTGAGTGGTTTAAGCCAATTTCAGTCCCGCTGACAAATAAAGCGGGAGGTTTTGCCCTCCCGCTTATACGAGTTTAAACCGGTGGTATTCTAGGCTTTTTCTTTGTTACCGGCTATTAGCCGCCAGTCTACAACCCCCAGAATTATTCCAATAATGCCAAAGATGCCCATGCCTACCCAGGCAGCCTTGATATCATTTTCCGCCAGTGACCCGTAAAAATGCTGGACAGCCGCA
This sequence is a window from Dehalococcoides mccartyi 195. Protein-coding genes within it:
- a CDS encoding zinc ribbon domain-containing protein codes for the protein MNWFKRHLHWSLVLGWVIPIALWYLAIFITSQVASAQQQVLDETVWLDIYYVFVMAYVVWLLVLVGWVLRQKGRSLVWLLLLFVPFGWLAPFMLDNRRNSVLFSTQTAGKNTLSALKKTPEINKKGNQMSFCAKCGNKLGEGDAFCRNCGSSRRNTPLTESPIMESHLAESAPSDVIPLSGE
- a CDS encoding AAA family ATPase; this translates as MEEILDEEEMLEAALDGDDWQPMSKQLHLKRQKKNQTDIDQFFSEAHRCYATVALENYYGDLLAWTVETYLKRAGWDIYRKLGYREDQPSYANIQISPETTLNLMTNGQILISRNETRLVLTLDGNCRGATLQLEAERGNQALLDDFAVQVEALAKKENFYKGKCISFGGVLRFLKPGSQSWDSIILEESVKDDIYLNSVQFLKQQDRLSRLGISKKRGLLLAGEPGTGKTIVCKALMSGAKDITCITTDCYQLREAWYVDELYEIARELSPSIVFIEDLDLIGKSRDEYGNEAATPLSALLAALDGLETNLGVVTIATTNFLDSLDNALIRRPSRFDRVITLKRPDLSQRQEIINRLCRKIRLSPDARLYLARHSECYTPAQLQEVVFSLAIECQTKSNTQNNLLQIGPADIDKALRHIYGIKNSHLGFIQATRRKENE
- a CDS encoding helix-turn-helix transcriptional regulator is translated as MSLVNEDGKQNCSARLLKVEHLLYQNPNGIQVKDIARLCQVSKRTSYRDLNELETTLKIPLITDKNGYHIADNYFLPPIHFTLTEGLSVFLATRLLFGYSCTYNPDIESTFTKLNSVMPAPFQHQISQTLDKMHDKAADKENIQTMALLCRAWAEQRKVQISYWTLGKKDCSTREVSPYFIEPAAAGHSAYLIGHCGKSNEMRTFKLEHIQSIKILDDKYAIPRDFDIDKYHSPYWGILVDGEVKDIKLSFTPEVGRIMTETIFHPTQVNETLPDQSVLVSFRLADTPDFVSWVLSWGERVKVLEPRELRVKVIETARGMLERYAVQEKK
- a CDS encoding nucleotidyltransferase domain-containing protein — encoded protein: MSTLRNKDIIGTTLFGKARRGILSLLYGHADEEYYLRQISRTTGIGVGPVQRELKQLTDSGIIRRRVHNQQVYYQANPMNPVFKELKSLITKTFGITDIFHSALLPSASLIKVAFIFGSIASGNEDKTSDIDIMVIGDISFEDTVALLSDAEKQLNREINSVVYQTSEFRQKIGKDNYFINNVLEGEKIFIIGDVHGLEELTK
- a CDS encoding reductive dehalogenase encodes the protein MNQFHSTVSRRDFMKGLGLAGVTLGSAGAVVPQFHDLDELASSAKVTNKRGWWVKERDYGNPTIEIDWNLMKRRDLRGFSNWDYPSLMMAFPGGPQAFHQNSAKQEAAVTSKAEEIWPDYAGPTIKDKALASSFWASAYGHSGYCHALNQHCMPTVIPAPRPSEINVPAWQGTPEENAAMLRAVFSLVGLGPVIGTTMLDEKSQNFIWEYSGVGWTGAESGGGNKHIVLDSGITESYLDDTSFHIPTSQKYVIATHNISCDGFLRRSLAGSGFASTEEMSYVRVAFAKSIIEQFIRGLGYNVTYGHDLQSAVAWDMWSGVGEHCRMGQIIGSPEYGGLLRTHAVFYTDLPLPVTNPIDAGFVKFCETCGICAETCPVGAIQERGIDRSWDNNCGQSWADDKQAGGSKVMYNIPGYKGWRCNLFSCAFTPCASACKSNCPFNAIGDGSFVHSIVKSTVATSPIFNSFFTSMEGVLHYGKQDKDPASWWNSPDEWFIYGTHPNLLRQ
- a CDS encoding MarR family winged helix-turn-helix transcriptional regulator; this translates as MSDFFLFNFENKNIELFGIIMRTRNILYKLSKRNLHRLDISPEQSTILMVVKNSPTAPTPIQISRQLLREPHTIAINLKRMQSKELITLEQDSEWKNRIRVKLTEKGRQLCDESYAPEFFQEVFEDLNENETNQLKSILEKLLAANIKRLKTKDREDI